A region of Larimichthys crocea isolate SSNF chromosome X, L_crocea_2.0, whole genome shotgun sequence DNA encodes the following proteins:
- the limch1a gene encoding LIM and calponin homology domains-containing protein 1a isoform X3, whose amino-acid sequence MASPEMASPEAGRDNDSERLEPNHPEPACQEAQKWIEAVTGKSFGDKDFRSGLENGILLCELLSAIKPGLVKKINRLPTPIAGLDNLSVFLRGCEELGLKGSQLFDPGDLQDTSIRANLKDSDCNRKLKNVLNTVYWLGKAASGCASYSGPTLNLKEFEGLLAQMKVESEEGGESPQKRSVRDSGYDCWDSERSESLSPPQHTRDNSLDSLDSFGSRSQHSPSPDVVNRGNSDGRGSDSEADAAGRRPDVRKDDMLARRTASNEARSSIPFNQFLPNRTNASSYIPTPRRKPHTEEGEQRSHLQATPEQGKRTGPQHKTPKTVTWAPENNEEKPKQEEEKVTQEELEQKKLQMLAKAGIKVLPAAVRYSSPPAMEEQQVRSPSPNIILRCENDFLSSQKSAWDSSSDGEEEAEMRKVPDVRRDDLASRRAHRGTVAPKVHQFVPSPVCSNKDRERWEGIRRASQQTLLEREISDKEADIITRRDNPFLNSAPRHEEEEDEEEEGEEGKVIAMPNKQKDDLAQRRAQSRPLPHRDGPMRFVSASMSQADMQKWERLKMTEPSEASPAPVCQACLEKNYGSPFSRSAKAGRSHSKVVTFGGVTEIEQPIDTVMSSEGEETELLRRLRSKATVAMPTVGLGSQLSERERSQVDGADLSQTTSHSADLAPWSPEPPSTPAELDAHLAQYERRTEEEEDEDEEEKIPDLRKDDMMARRTGVFHKQSTATGTYNRFLPLPASKRCTQGEVTTDAAPRSKKGVLAERSKKLNIRAEQQQPRDAMETPQPHPDTTVVRAMSHSEQEHNEDEYDENEPLPDPAKDDMMARRTGSFQKTSAARSNQPINQFLPVPGSVKYSIAPVSAMKPLHNRPKHTEKMASESSIVTVAAEPQAPPSRAPTIFRSGGLKERQEQGDMAIPNTPVMDVIEPLSPPSLTPPPSPATAQTCKVEAELEKQIVEKKVEKEVEVVEVKEKKRDVNEEPRKKPFWLDDSDLPPMMMSRRVAFMSEDTESVSMSDMLNEEEVGHIPPQSQSRYERMHEQYNSLLEDEDHWQSDLARWKNRRRCASQDLIKKEEERKRIEKRMKEEGRDSSKRKSIKTYKEILEEKERREAELCDAYRNAATPEEAAMVLQRYALRFTISDATLDSLKLPRSTSQPKPDANQEEMEHKITSPASDSETSEPLHKPEPAVSDQMPTKPKAMETDIDQQELSVSVSSSSLTPISPLTPVTNSENVVPPQLLQLDPEPQPKPTESPTTHQQQPTTEDAKPQIKHTPPQIAQVQPHTTPPVHTLPSPPSVSPRPVPLLAAKPYCQPRSTQAGHKPVKMDGLVRVNGEATEDLSVSTPPTSAQLSPQDVKNAPSKQTEEKDVPSEQTATNQEAAEQTPAPQTEKSTTPSGSTMSALIGGRNCIITTTIVTELTQTLVEPYHPDIQSNGQVNGTVALSEKPAEEKKAQPATSPNSMQEYSPTVTEGLEESSVTIETPMLNLAKRVNHWVWDPNEERKRLESWQQEQERLLQEQYQREQEKLKKEWEKAQLEVEEEERKHNEEERRILEETVTPLNPTGLLNQQTGTTSSAPENNETKGGNLPLLQNGQRISTGNEDQHASKLHFFQDSACDGDASKKQELWKTASLDRNTQLNQAHAVKRSESHDAVTNKQPSSPQPPSPSRCVSGKRLCSGCSQPLGKGAAMIIDTLGLFFHMQCFKCGVCNGQLGDATAGTDVRIRNGLLSCHECYIASRGKGQPTTL is encoded by the exons ATGGCCAGTCCAGAGATGGCTAGCCCAGAAGCGGGTCGAGATAACGACTCGGAGCGGCTGGAGCCGAACCATCCCGAACCAGCCTGCCAGGAGGCTCAGAAATGGATAGAG GCTGTAACAGGGAAGAGCTTTGGAGACAAGGACTTCCGCAGCGGATTGGAGAACGGCATCCTGTTATGCGA GCTGCTGAGTGCAATCAAACCAGGGCTGGTCAAGAAGATCAACAGACTGCCCACCCCCATCGCCGGGCTG GACAACCTGTCAGTCTTCCTGAGGGGCTGTGAGGAATTGGGCCTGAAGGGCTCCCAGCTGTTTGACCCCGGAGACTTGCAAGACACTTCCATACGAGCTAACCTCAA GGACTCCGACTGCAACCGCAAACTAAAAAAC GTGCTGAACACAGTGTACTGGCTTGGGAAGGCTGCCAGCGGCTGCGCCTCCTACAGTGGCCCTACTCTCAACCTCAAGGAGTTTGAAGGGCTTCTCGCTCAGATGAAGGTG gagAGTGAGGAAGGAGGCGAGAGTCCGCAGAAACGCAGCGTTCGCGACAGCGGCTACGACTGCTGGGACTCTGAGAGGAGCgaatctctctctccaccacagCACACTCGCGACAACTCCctagacag TCTGGACTCGTTTGGCTCTCGCTCGCAGCACAGTCCTTCTCCTGACGTGGTGAATCGAGGCAACAGTGATG GGCGAGGCAGCGACTCGGAGGCTGATGCTGCCGGCAGGAGGCCAGATGTGAGGAAGGATGACATGTTGGCCAGACGGACTGCCAGCAACGAAGCAAGAAGCTCAATTCCCTTTAACCAGTTTCTTCCCAATCGAACCAACGCCAGCTCCTACATCCCGACTCCACGGCGAAAACCGCAtacagaggagggagagcagaggag TCACCTTCAAGCCACCCCAGAGCAGGGCAAAAGAACTGGACCGCAACACAAAACTCCCAAGACTGTCACTTGGGCACCTGAGAACAATGaggaaaaaccaaaacaggaagaggagaaggtgaCCCAGGAAGAGTTGGAGCAGAAGAAGCTGCAGATGTTGGCGAAGGCAGGCATCAAAGTTCTGCCTGCTGCCGTTCGCTACAGCAG CCCTCCCGCAATGGAAGAACAGCAAGTGAGGTCACCGTCCCCGAACATCATCCTTCGCTGCGAGAACGACTTTTTGAGCTCTCAGAAATCTGCGTGGGACTCCTCCTCCGATggggaagaggaggcagagatgcGGAAAGTACCAGATGTTCGTAGGGATGACCTGGCATCCAGACGAGCTCATCGCGGCACCGTTGCTCCCAAAGTGCATCAGTTTGTCCCTTCACCTGTATGTagcaacaaagacagagagcgCTGGGAAGGCATTAGACGAGCCTCGCAGCAAACACTGCTGGAGAGGGAGATCAG CGATAAGGAAGCTGACATCATTACACGCAGAGACAACCCCTTCCTAAACTCTGCCCCTCGccacgaggaagaggaggacgaggaggaagagggagaagagggaaaGGTTATAGCGATGCCTAATAAGCAGAAGGATGACCTGGCTCAAAGGCGGGCTCAGAGTAGGCCCCTCCCTCACAGGGACGGACCAATGAGATTTGTTTCTGCCTCCATGAGCCAGGCAGATATGCAGAAGTGGGAGAGACTCAAGATGACTGAACCCAG TGAGGCTAGCCCGGCCCCTGTGTGTCAGGCTTGTCTGGAGAAAAATTATGGAAGTCCTTTCAGCAGATCAGCAAAGGCTGGACGAAGTCACAGCAAAGTTGTGACCTTTGGGGGCGTGACAGAGATCGAGCAGCCAATAGACACAGTCATGTCAAGTGAAGGGGAGGAGACGGAGTTGCTAAGACGACTCCGTTCCAAGGCAACTGTAGCCATGCCTACCGTTGGCCTGGGCTCCCAGCTTTCAGAGCGGGAACGCAG CCAGGTAGATGGAGCTGATCTCAGTCAAACAACCTCTCACTCTGCTGACCTCGCACCCTGGTCACCTGAACCCCCGTCTACTCCTGCTGAGCTGGATGCACATCTGGCTCAGTATGAAcggagaacagaggaggaggaggatgaggatgaagaggagaagatcCCAGACCTTCGGAAAGACGACATGATGGCGAGGAGGACAGGAGTTTTCCATAAACAAAGCACCGCCACAGGGACTTACAACCGTTTCCTGCCTCTGCCCGCCTCCAAGCGCTGCACACAAGGGGAGGTGACCACTGATGCTGCTCCGCGGAGCAAAAAGGGAGTACTCGCAGAAAGGAGCAAGAAACTGAACATCAG AGCGGAGCAACAGCAACCCAGGGATGCTATGGAAACACCTCAACCACACCCTGACACGACTGTGGTCCGAGCAATGTCTCACAGTGAACAGGAACATAATGAGGATGAGTATGATGAAAACGAACCCTTGCCTGATCCGGCAAAGGATGATATGATGGCTCGGAGGACCGGCTCATTCCAAAAAACGAGCGCAGCCAGAAGTAATCAGCCTATCAACCAGTTCCTTCCAGTTCCTGGATCAGTTAAATATAGCATCGCCCCAGTGTCTGCAATGAAACCACTGCACAACAGAcctaaacacacagagaagatgGCTAGTGAAAG CAGCATTGTTACCGTGGCAGCAGAGCCTCAGGCCCCGCCCTCCAGAGCCCCAACAATCTTTAGGAGTGGAGGGCTGAAGGAGAGGCAGGAGCAGGGAGACATGGCAATCCCTAACACCCCTGTCATGGATGTGATTGagcccctctctcctccatcgcTCACCCCTCCACCCAGTCCTGCCACTGCCCAGACATGTAAAGTGGAGGCAGAGTTGGAGAAGCAGATAGTGGAGAAAAAAGTTgagaaagaggtggaggtggtggaggtgaaggagaaaaagagggacGTGAATGAGGAACCACGAAAGAAACCCTTCTGGCTGGATGACAGTGATCTACCTCCCATGAT GATGAGCCGGCGAGTTGCTTTTATGTCTGAGGACACTGA AAGCGTGAGCATGAGTGACATGCTTAACGAGGAAGAGGTGGGGCACATACCACCACAGAGCCAGTCACGGTATGAGCGCATGCATGAACAGTACAACAGCTTACTGGAAGATGAGGACCACTGGCAAAGC GATTTGGCTCGCTGGAAGAATCGTCGCCGCTGTGCGTCACAGGATCTGatcaagaaggaggaggagaggaagaggattGAGAaaaggatgaaggaggagggaCGTGACAGCAGCAAGAGGAAAAGCATCAAAACCTACAAGGAGATCTTGGAGGAAAA GGAGCGCAGAGAGGCAGAGTTGTGTGACGCCTACAGGAATGCAGCGACTCCAGAGGAGGCCGCCATGGTGTTGCAGCGTTACGCTCTCCGCTTTACCATCAGTGACGCAACACTGGACAGCCTTAAACTGCCCAGATCCACTTCACAACCAAAACCGGATGCAAATCAAGAGGAAATGGAGCACAAAATTACATCACCTGCTAGTGACTCTGAAACATCAGAACCTCTGCACAAACCAGAACCAGCTGTATCGGACCAGATGCCCACAAAACCCAAAGCAATGGAGACAGATATTGATCAACAGGAGTTGTCAGTTTctgtctcctccagctccctGACACCCATCAGTCCTCTGACCCCGGTCACAAACTCAGAAAATGTTGTGCCACCTCAGTTGCTACAACTTGATCCTGAACCTCAACCTAAACCGACAGAGTCTCCAACTACGCATCAACAGCAACCGACTACAGAGGATGCAAAGCCTCAAATCAAACACACTCCACCTCAGATTGCACAAGTGCAGCCTCACACCACACCGCCTGTACACACACTCCCCTCACCTCCATCTGTATCACCCAGGCCCGTCCCCCTGCTGGCAGCCAAGCCTTACTGTCAGCCCAGGAGCACACAGGCTGGACACAAACCTGTCAAG ATGGACGGGTTGGTGCGAGTGAATGGAGAGGCGACAGAGGATTTATCTGTCTCCACTCCACCTACCTCTGCTCAGCTCTCGCCACAGGACGTCAAAAACGCTCCCTCCAAACAGACGGAGGAGAAAGATGTTCCCTCCGAGCAGACTGCGACCAATCAGGAGGCTGCGGAGCAGACGCCGGcaccacagacagagaaatcTACCACACCTTCAGGCTCCACCATGAGTGCCCTGATTGGAGGCAGAAACTGTATCATCACGACGACTATTGTCACAGAGCTCACACAGACTCTTGTGGAGCCATATCACCCGGATATCCAAAGTAATGGACAG GTCAATGGCACTGTGGCGTTATCTGAGAAACCAGCCGAGGAGAAAAAGGCTCAGCCGGCTACATCACCAAACAGCATGCAAGAATATTCTCCCACTGTCACAG AGGGACTCGAGGAAAGCAGTGTGACT ATTGAGACCCCCATGTTGAACTTGGCTAAACGTGTTAATCACTGGGTCTGGGACCCCAATGAGGAGCGTAAACGCCTGGAAAGTTGGCAACAGGAGCAGGAGCGCCTCCTACAG GAGCAATACCAGAGAGAAcaggagaagctgaagaaggagtgGGAGAAAGCACAGctagaggtggaggaggaggagcggaaACACAATGAGGAG GAGAGACGTATTTTAGAGGAGACCGTAACCCCGCTCAATCCCACCGGACTTTTAAACCAGCAGACAGGAACGACTTCTTCAGCTCCAGAAAACAACGAGACAAAAGGAGGAAACCTTCCTCTGCTGCAAAACGGCCAAAGAATCTCCACAGGGAACGAAGATCAGCATGCATCGAAGCTGCATTTCTTCCAGG ATTCTGCATGTGATGGTGACGCTTCAAAGAAACAAGAACTGTGGAAGACGGCCTCTCTGGACCGCAACACTCAGCTAAACCAGGCACATGCTGTTAAAAG GTCTGAATCACATGatgctgtaacaaacaaacagccttCATCACCTCAGCCTCCCTCACCCAGCAG gtgtgttagTGGGAAGAGACTCTGCTCTGGTTGTTCTCAGCCGCTGGGGAAAGGAGCTGCCATGATCATCGATACACTGGGACTGTTTTTCCACATGCAGTGTTTCAAG TGTGGAGTGTGCAACGGGCAGCTGGGTGATGCCACCGCAGGGACTGACGTACGGATTCGTAATGG
- the limch1a gene encoding LIM and calponin homology domains-containing protein 1a isoform X2 has product MASPEMASPEAGRDNDSERLEPNHPEPACQEAQKWIEAVTGKSFGDKDFRSGLENGILLCELLSAIKPGLVKKINRLPTPIAGLDNLSVFLRGCEELGLKGSQLFDPGDLQDTSIRANLKDSDCNRKLKNVLNTVYWLGKAASGCASYSGPTLNLKEFEGLLAQMKVESEEGGESPQKRSVRDSGYDCWDSERSESLSPPQHTRDNSLDSLDSFGSRSQHSPSPDVVNRGNSDGRGSDSEADAAGRRPDVRKDDMLARRTASNEARSSIPFNQFLPNRTNASSYIPTPRRKPHTEEGEQRSHLQATPEQGKRTGPQHKTPKTVTWAPENNEEKPKQEEEKVTQEELEQKKLQMLAKAGIKVLPAAVRYSSPPAMEEQQVRSPSPNIILRCENDFLSSQKSAWDSSSDGEEEAEMRKVPDVRRDDLASRRAHRGTVAPKVHQFVPSPVCSNKDRERWEGIRRASQQTLLEREISDKEADIITRRDNPFLNSAPRHEEEEDEEEEGEEGKVIAMPNKQKDDLAQRRAQSRPLPHRDGPMRFVSASMSQADMQKWERLKMTEPSEASPAPVCQACLEKNYGSPFSRSAKAGRSHSKVVTFGGVTEIEQPIDTVMSSEGEETELLRRLRSKATVAMPTVGLGSQLSERERSQVDGADLSQTTSHSADLAPWSPEPPSTPAELDAHLAQYERRTEEEEDEDEEEKIPDLRKDDMMARRTGVFHKQSTATGTYNRFLPLPASKRCTQGEVTTDAAPRSKKGVLAERSKKLNIRSFSHRAEQQQPRDAMETPQPHPDTTVVRAMSHSEQEHNEDEYDENEPLPDPAKDDMMARRTGSFQKTSAARSNQPINQFLPVPGSVKYSIAPVSAMKPLHNRPKHTEKMASESIVTVAAEPQAPPSRAPTIFRSGGLKERQEQGDMAIPNTPVMDVIEPLSPPSLTPPPSPATAQTCKVEAELEKQIVEKKVEKEVEVVEVKEKKRDVNEEPRKKPFWLDDSDLPPMMMSRRVAFMSEDTESVSMSDMLNEEEVGHIPPQSQSRYERMHEQYNSLLEDEDHWQSDLARWKNRRRCASQDLIKKEEERKRIEKRMKEEGRDSSKRKSIKTYKEILEEKERREAELCDAYRNAATPEEAAMVLQRYALRFTISDATLDSLKLPRSTSQPKPDANQEEMEHKITSPASDSETSEPLHKPEPAVSDQMPTKPKAMETDIDQQELSVSVSSSSLTPISPLTPVTNSENVVPPQLLQLDPEPQPKPTESPTTHQQQPTTEDAKPQIKHTPPQIAQVQPHTTPPVHTLPSPPSVSPRPVPLLAAKPYCQPRSTQAGHKPVKMDGLVRVNGEATEDLSVSTPPTSAQLSPQDVKNAPSKQTEEKDVPSEQTATNQEAAEQTPAPQTEKSTTPSGSTMSALIGGRNCIITTTIVTELTQTLVEPYHPDIQSNGQVNGTVALSEKPAEEKKAQPATSPNSMQEYSPTVTEGLEESSVTIETPMLNLAKRVNHWVWDPNEERKRLESWQQEQERLLQEQYQREQEKLKKEWEKAQLEVEEEERKHNEEERRILEETVTPLNPTGLLNQQTGTTSSAPENNETKGGNLPLLQNGQRISTGNEDQHASKLHFFQDSACDGDASKKQELWKTASLDRNTQLNQAHAVKRSESHDAVTNKQPSSPQPPSPSRCVSGKRLCSGCSQPLGKGAAMIIDTLGLFFHMQCFKCGVCNGQLGDATAGTDVRIRNGLLSCHECYIASRGKGQPTTL; this is encoded by the exons ATGGCCAGTCCAGAGATGGCTAGCCCAGAAGCGGGTCGAGATAACGACTCGGAGCGGCTGGAGCCGAACCATCCCGAACCAGCCTGCCAGGAGGCTCAGAAATGGATAGAG GCTGTAACAGGGAAGAGCTTTGGAGACAAGGACTTCCGCAGCGGATTGGAGAACGGCATCCTGTTATGCGA GCTGCTGAGTGCAATCAAACCAGGGCTGGTCAAGAAGATCAACAGACTGCCCACCCCCATCGCCGGGCTG GACAACCTGTCAGTCTTCCTGAGGGGCTGTGAGGAATTGGGCCTGAAGGGCTCCCAGCTGTTTGACCCCGGAGACTTGCAAGACACTTCCATACGAGCTAACCTCAA GGACTCCGACTGCAACCGCAAACTAAAAAAC GTGCTGAACACAGTGTACTGGCTTGGGAAGGCTGCCAGCGGCTGCGCCTCCTACAGTGGCCCTACTCTCAACCTCAAGGAGTTTGAAGGGCTTCTCGCTCAGATGAAGGTG gagAGTGAGGAAGGAGGCGAGAGTCCGCAGAAACGCAGCGTTCGCGACAGCGGCTACGACTGCTGGGACTCTGAGAGGAGCgaatctctctctccaccacagCACACTCGCGACAACTCCctagacag TCTGGACTCGTTTGGCTCTCGCTCGCAGCACAGTCCTTCTCCTGACGTGGTGAATCGAGGCAACAGTGATG GGCGAGGCAGCGACTCGGAGGCTGATGCTGCCGGCAGGAGGCCAGATGTGAGGAAGGATGACATGTTGGCCAGACGGACTGCCAGCAACGAAGCAAGAAGCTCAATTCCCTTTAACCAGTTTCTTCCCAATCGAACCAACGCCAGCTCCTACATCCCGACTCCACGGCGAAAACCGCAtacagaggagggagagcagaggag TCACCTTCAAGCCACCCCAGAGCAGGGCAAAAGAACTGGACCGCAACACAAAACTCCCAAGACTGTCACTTGGGCACCTGAGAACAATGaggaaaaaccaaaacaggaagaggagaaggtgaCCCAGGAAGAGTTGGAGCAGAAGAAGCTGCAGATGTTGGCGAAGGCAGGCATCAAAGTTCTGCCTGCTGCCGTTCGCTACAGCAG CCCTCCCGCAATGGAAGAACAGCAAGTGAGGTCACCGTCCCCGAACATCATCCTTCGCTGCGAGAACGACTTTTTGAGCTCTCAGAAATCTGCGTGGGACTCCTCCTCCGATggggaagaggaggcagagatgcGGAAAGTACCAGATGTTCGTAGGGATGACCTGGCATCCAGACGAGCTCATCGCGGCACCGTTGCTCCCAAAGTGCATCAGTTTGTCCCTTCACCTGTATGTagcaacaaagacagagagcgCTGGGAAGGCATTAGACGAGCCTCGCAGCAAACACTGCTGGAGAGGGAGATCAG CGATAAGGAAGCTGACATCATTACACGCAGAGACAACCCCTTCCTAAACTCTGCCCCTCGccacgaggaagaggaggacgaggaggaagagggagaagagggaaaGGTTATAGCGATGCCTAATAAGCAGAAGGATGACCTGGCTCAAAGGCGGGCTCAGAGTAGGCCCCTCCCTCACAGGGACGGACCAATGAGATTTGTTTCTGCCTCCATGAGCCAGGCAGATATGCAGAAGTGGGAGAGACTCAAGATGACTGAACCCAG TGAGGCTAGCCCGGCCCCTGTGTGTCAGGCTTGTCTGGAGAAAAATTATGGAAGTCCTTTCAGCAGATCAGCAAAGGCTGGACGAAGTCACAGCAAAGTTGTGACCTTTGGGGGCGTGACAGAGATCGAGCAGCCAATAGACACAGTCATGTCAAGTGAAGGGGAGGAGACGGAGTTGCTAAGACGACTCCGTTCCAAGGCAACTGTAGCCATGCCTACCGTTGGCCTGGGCTCCCAGCTTTCAGAGCGGGAACGCAG CCAGGTAGATGGAGCTGATCTCAGTCAAACAACCTCTCACTCTGCTGACCTCGCACCCTGGTCACCTGAACCCCCGTCTACTCCTGCTGAGCTGGATGCACATCTGGCTCAGTATGAAcggagaacagaggaggaggaggatgaggatgaagaggagaagatcCCAGACCTTCGGAAAGACGACATGATGGCGAGGAGGACAGGAGTTTTCCATAAACAAAGCACCGCCACAGGGACTTACAACCGTTTCCTGCCTCTGCCCGCCTCCAAGCGCTGCACACAAGGGGAGGTGACCACTGATGCTGCTCCGCGGAGCAAAAAGGGAGTACTCGCAGAAAGGAGCAAGAAACTGAACATCAG GAGTTTCTCTCACAGAGCGGAGCAACAGCAACCCAGGGATGCTATGGAAACACCTCAACCACACCCTGACACGACTGTGGTCCGAGCAATGTCTCACAGTGAACAGGAACATAATGAGGATGAGTATGATGAAAACGAACCCTTGCCTGATCCGGCAAAGGATGATATGATGGCTCGGAGGACCGGCTCATTCCAAAAAACGAGCGCAGCCAGAAGTAATCAGCCTATCAACCAGTTCCTTCCAGTTCCTGGATCAGTTAAATATAGCATCGCCCCAGTGTCTGCAATGAAACCACTGCACAACAGAcctaaacacacagagaagatgGCTAGTGAAAG CATTGTTACCGTGGCAGCAGAGCCTCAGGCCCCGCCCTCCAGAGCCCCAACAATCTTTAGGAGTGGAGGGCTGAAGGAGAGGCAGGAGCAGGGAGACATGGCAATCCCTAACACCCCTGTCATGGATGTGATTGagcccctctctcctccatcgcTCACCCCTCCACCCAGTCCTGCCACTGCCCAGACATGTAAAGTGGAGGCAGAGTTGGAGAAGCAGATAGTGGAGAAAAAAGTTgagaaagaggtggaggtggtggaggtgaaggagaaaaagagggacGTGAATGAGGAACCACGAAAGAAACCCTTCTGGCTGGATGACAGTGATCTACCTCCCATGAT GATGAGCCGGCGAGTTGCTTTTATGTCTGAGGACACTGA AAGCGTGAGCATGAGTGACATGCTTAACGAGGAAGAGGTGGGGCACATACCACCACAGAGCCAGTCACGGTATGAGCGCATGCATGAACAGTACAACAGCTTACTGGAAGATGAGGACCACTGGCAAAGC GATTTGGCTCGCTGGAAGAATCGTCGCCGCTGTGCGTCACAGGATCTGatcaagaaggaggaggagaggaagaggattGAGAaaaggatgaaggaggagggaCGTGACAGCAGCAAGAGGAAAAGCATCAAAACCTACAAGGAGATCTTGGAGGAAAA GGAGCGCAGAGAGGCAGAGTTGTGTGACGCCTACAGGAATGCAGCGACTCCAGAGGAGGCCGCCATGGTGTTGCAGCGTTACGCTCTCCGCTTTACCATCAGTGACGCAACACTGGACAGCCTTAAACTGCCCAGATCCACTTCACAACCAAAACCGGATGCAAATCAAGAGGAAATGGAGCACAAAATTACATCACCTGCTAGTGACTCTGAAACATCAGAACCTCTGCACAAACCAGAACCAGCTGTATCGGACCAGATGCCCACAAAACCCAAAGCAATGGAGACAGATATTGATCAACAGGAGTTGTCAGTTTctgtctcctccagctccctGACACCCATCAGTCCTCTGACCCCGGTCACAAACTCAGAAAATGTTGTGCCACCTCAGTTGCTACAACTTGATCCTGAACCTCAACCTAAACCGACAGAGTCTCCAACTACGCATCAACAGCAACCGACTACAGAGGATGCAAAGCCTCAAATCAAACACACTCCACCTCAGATTGCACAAGTGCAGCCTCACACCACACCGCCTGTACACACACTCCCCTCACCTCCATCTGTATCACCCAGGCCCGTCCCCCTGCTGGCAGCCAAGCCTTACTGTCAGCCCAGGAGCACACAGGCTGGACACAAACCTGTCAAG ATGGACGGGTTGGTGCGAGTGAATGGAGAGGCGACAGAGGATTTATCTGTCTCCACTCCACCTACCTCTGCTCAGCTCTCGCCACAGGACGTCAAAAACGCTCCCTCCAAACAGACGGAGGAGAAAGATGTTCCCTCCGAGCAGACTGCGACCAATCAGGAGGCTGCGGAGCAGACGCCGGcaccacagacagagaaatcTACCACACCTTCAGGCTCCACCATGAGTGCCCTGATTGGAGGCAGAAACTGTATCATCACGACGACTATTGTCACAGAGCTCACACAGACTCTTGTGGAGCCATATCACCCGGATATCCAAAGTAATGGACAG GTCAATGGCACTGTGGCGTTATCTGAGAAACCAGCCGAGGAGAAAAAGGCTCAGCCGGCTACATCACCAAACAGCATGCAAGAATATTCTCCCACTGTCACAG AGGGACTCGAGGAAAGCAGTGTGACT ATTGAGACCCCCATGTTGAACTTGGCTAAACGTGTTAATCACTGGGTCTGGGACCCCAATGAGGAGCGTAAACGCCTGGAAAGTTGGCAACAGGAGCAGGAGCGCCTCCTACAG GAGCAATACCAGAGAGAAcaggagaagctgaagaaggagtgGGAGAAAGCACAGctagaggtggaggaggaggagcggaaACACAATGAGGAG GAGAGACGTATTTTAGAGGAGACCGTAACCCCGCTCAATCCCACCGGACTTTTAAACCAGCAGACAGGAACGACTTCTTCAGCTCCAGAAAACAACGAGACAAAAGGAGGAAACCTTCCTCTGCTGCAAAACGGCCAAAGAATCTCCACAGGGAACGAAGATCAGCATGCATCGAAGCTGCATTTCTTCCAGG ATTCTGCATGTGATGGTGACGCTTCAAAGAAACAAGAACTGTGGAAGACGGCCTCTCTGGACCGCAACACTCAGCTAAACCAGGCACATGCTGTTAAAAG GTCTGAATCACATGatgctgtaacaaacaaacagccttCATCACCTCAGCCTCCCTCACCCAGCAG gtgtgttagTGGGAAGAGACTCTGCTCTGGTTGTTCTCAGCCGCTGGGGAAAGGAGCTGCCATGATCATCGATACACTGGGACTGTTTTTCCACATGCAGTGTTTCAAG TGTGGAGTGTGCAACGGGCAGCTGGGTGATGCCACCGCAGGGACTGACGTACGGATTCGTAATGG